From Cetobacterium sp. ZOR0034, the proteins below share one genomic window:
- the galE gene encoding UDP-glucose 4-epimerase GalE, which yields MKNILVTGGAGYIGSHAVAELLDSGYNVIVLDNLENGYIELVDKRAKFYKGDIRDISTFENVFIENKIDAVMNFAGYIKVGESVVEPNKYYLNNTYGVMNVVEVMKKYDVKNIIFSSTAAVYGEVDCDGLVYENYPTNPINPYGWSKLMAERVIIDAAKAFGLNYSIFRYFNVGGAHEKYHIGQKGDGVTALIPIILQTAKGEREKLSIYGNDYPTADGTGIRDYIHVVDLVKAHIAALPSLEKNISGIYNLGNGTGFSVLEMLNAAKKVTGIEIKFEVIERRAGDPASVVASSDKAREILGWQPQYVDVSKIIETAWNWYKSL from the coding sequence ATGAAAAATATATTAGTGACAGGTGGAGCAGGATATATCGGAAGTCATGCTGTAGCAGAATTATTAGATTCAGGATATAACGTTATAGTTTTAGATAATTTAGAAAATGGATATATTGAGCTTGTAGATAAAAGAGCAAAGTTTTATAAAGGAGATATAAGAGATATATCGACTTTTGAAAATGTTTTTATTGAAAATAAAATTGATGCAGTAATGAATTTTGCGGGTTATATAAAAGTTGGAGAAAGTGTTGTAGAGCCTAATAAATATTATTTAAATAATACTTATGGTGTTATGAATGTAGTTGAAGTTATGAAAAAATATGATGTAAAAAATATAATATTCTCATCTACTGCTGCGGTTTACGGTGAAGTTGATTGTGATGGATTGGTATATGAGAATTATCCAACAAATCCTATAAATCCATACGGTTGGAGTAAATTAATGGCAGAAAGAGTTATTATAGATGCAGCTAAAGCATTTGGTCTAAACTATTCAATTTTTAGATATTTCAATGTTGGAGGAGCACACGAGAAATATCATATAGGGCAAAAAGGTGATGGAGTAACGGCCTTAATTCCAATTATTTTACAAACAGCAAAAGGAGAAAGAGAAAAGTTGAGTATCTATGGAAATGATTATCCTACAGCAGATGGGACTGGAATTAGAGATTATATCCATGTTGTAGATTTAGTTAAAGCTCATATTGCTGCTTTACCATCGTTAGAAAAAAATATAAGTGGAATATATAATTTAGGAAATGGAACTGGATTTTCAGTATTAGAGATGCTGAATGCTGCAAAAAAAGTTACAGGAATAGAGATAAAATTTGAAGTTATAGAAAGAAGAGCAGGAGATCCAGCGTCTGTAGTGGCATCGAGTGATAAAGCTAGAGAAATTTTAGGATGGCAACCACAATATGTAGATGTTAGTAAAATAATAGAAACAGCTTGGAATTGGTATAAAAGTCTTTAA
- the yqeB gene encoding selenium-dependent molybdenum cofactor biosynthesis protein YqeB yields MLVIVRGAGDLATGVIHRLYRSGFKILALEIEKPSAIRRSVVFSECIYNLEQVVEGVKAKKVNDLREIEECWKKNEIPVAVDPVGKYIEILKPQIVIDAIIAKKNYGTNMDMAPITIALGPGFVAGRDVNIVVETMRGHNLGRLIYDRGALPNTGEPGDIAGITKERVIYSEKTGFFKAVKKIGDYVKRKEILGYIDETPVFATIDGLLRGIISDNYEVKPKFKIADIDPRLNQYDNCFTISDKARSLGGAVLEGILSELHRKGEEDGFKYFGESF; encoded by the coding sequence ATGCTAGTTATAGTTAGAGGTGCTGGAGATTTAGCAACTGGAGTTATTCATAGATTATATAGAAGTGGATTTAAAATTTTAGCATTAGAAATTGAAAAGCCAAGTGCAATAAGACGTAGTGTAGTATTTTCTGAGTGTATATATAATTTAGAACAGGTTGTAGAGGGAGTAAAAGCTAAAAAAGTAAACGATTTAAGAGAGATAGAAGAGTGTTGGAAAAAAAATGAAATCCCAGTAGCAGTAGATCCTGTTGGGAAATATATAGAGATTTTAAAACCTCAGATTGTTATAGATGCAATAATTGCAAAAAAAAATTATGGAACTAATATGGATATGGCTCCAATAACAATAGCTTTAGGACCTGGATTTGTAGCTGGGAGGGATGTTAATATTGTAGTTGAAACAATGAGAGGTCATAATCTAGGAAGACTTATATATGATAGAGGAGCTTTACCCAATACAGGTGAACCTGGAGATATAGCAGGAATAACGAAAGAAAGAGTTATATATTCTGAAAAAACTGGATTTTTTAAAGCGGTAAAAAAAATAGGGGATTATGTCAAGAGAAAAGAGATTTTGGGTTATATTGATGAGACGCCAGTTTTTGCAACAATAGATGGTTTGTTAAGAGGGATAATTTCAGATAACTATGAAGTAAAACCCAAATTTAAAATAGCTGATATAGATCCGAGATTAAATCAGTATGATAATTGCTTTACAATATCAGATAAAGCAAGAAGTTTAGGTGGAGCTGTATTAGAAGGTATTTTAAGTGAGCTTCATAGGAAAGGGGAAGAGGATGGATTTAAGTATTTTGGAGAAAGTTTTTGA
- a CDS encoding XdhC family protein produces MDLSILEKVFDKVKSGNKVALVTLTKSSGSTPRKEGTLMGVWDNDFIGTIGGGLVEHRVINDARKSLEDNKNSEFKYDLTKEAELGMSCGGTVEGYIKVINPKNRVVIVGAGHIGQKLYKLLEDSDFERVILDDRLEYESCFSDILIGDYYNLISLLPENENTYFIIVTRGHLTDQQSLEAALNKKSKYIGMVGSRRKVIEIKKNLHEKGVKLPEEKLYSPIGLKVSDGSPYEIAIEIMAEILKVKNNGELVHRRLENVNTF; encoded by the coding sequence ATGGATTTAAGTATTTTGGAGAAAGTTTTTGACAAAGTAAAAAGTGGAAATAAAGTAGCTTTGGTTACATTAACTAAATCAAGTGGATCTACACCTAGAAAAGAGGGAACGCTTATGGGTGTTTGGGACAATGATTTCATAGGAACAATTGGTGGAGGTTTAGTAGAGCATAGGGTGATAAATGATGCTAGAAAATCTCTTGAAGATAATAAAAACTCAGAATTCAAATATGATTTGACAAAAGAAGCTGAATTAGGTATGAGTTGTGGTGGAACAGTGGAAGGATATATAAAAGTTATTAATCCTAAAAATAGAGTTGTAATAGTTGGAGCTGGACATATAGGACAAAAATTATATAAACTTTTAGAAGATTCAGATTTTGAAAGAGTTATATTAGATGATAGACTTGAGTATGAAAGTTGTTTTTCAGATATTTTAATAGGGGATTACTACAATCTAATCAGTTTATTACCGGAAAATGAAAATACATATTTTATAATTGTGACTAGAGGTCATCTAACGGATCAACAATCGTTAGAAGCAGCTTTGAACAAAAAAAGTAAATATATAGGTATGGTTGGAAGTAGAAGAAAAGTAATCGAAATAAAGAAAAATCTTCATGAGAAAGGTGTTAAATTGCCAGAAGAAAAGTTATATTCACCAATAGGACTTAAAGTTTCTGATGGTAGCCCATATGAAATAGCTATAGAGATAATGGCAGAGATACTAAAAGTTAAAAATAATGGTGAATTGGTGCATAGGAGGTTAGAGAATGTTAACACATTTTAA
- the moaC gene encoding cyclic pyranopterin monophosphate synthase MoaC, whose amino-acid sequence MLTHFNEDGKAIMVDITEKNETKREAITKGKISMNKETYERVKDGGIEKGDVLGVARVAGIMAAKKTSDLIPMCHPLFITGVEIKFNFLEDEFAIETVASVKTAGKTGVEMEALTAVTTSLLTIYDMCKAMDKTMIITDIRLCKKTGGKSGEFINE is encoded by the coding sequence ATGTTAACACATTTTAATGAAGATGGTAAAGCTATAATGGTAGATATAACAGAGAAAAATGAAACGAAAAGAGAAGCTATAACAAAAGGTAAAATTTCTATGAATAAAGAAACTTACGAAAGAGTTAAAGATGGTGGAATAGAAAAAGGAGATGTTTTAGGAGTAGCTAGAGTTGCAGGAATAATGGCTGCAAAAAAAACGAGTGATTTGATTCCTATGTGTCATCCTTTATTTATAACAGGGGTAGAGATAAAGTTTAATTTTTTAGAAGATGAATTTGCTATAGAAACTGTTGCAAGTGTAAAAACAGCTGGAAAAACAGGAGTGGAAATGGAAGCCTTAACGGCTGTAACTACCTCACTTTTAACGATATATGATATGTGTAAAGCTATGGATAAAACTATGATAATAACAGATATCAGACTTTGTAAAAAAACAGGTGGGAAATCAGGAGAATTTATAAATGAATAA
- a CDS encoding sodium/glutamate symporter, which translates to MNNFLSIIAYLSILILLGVVIKSKVKVLQDLFIPASIIGGIIGLILGPDLLGKYYSVIPQEWNSIVRGVPGVLIVPILISVPLGMEFGKKTKMMKNTVTTGGILFLVTFVQLFIGYFINLVFDLFFGIKLYKTFGAELNSAFAGGHGTAGVVARTLKEVGAEYWQLAQGVTVTLATIGLVSGIIFGIYQIKMNSDKILKPEILSEYKNGYIKEVENQPSIGKETMLNTTVDTLAYHIAIIFGVSGVAIISLDVFKYYRIPILSKITVWSYGMLLMFAIWKIFIKKGIAWSVDSKVKSKITGTLTEFAIVSAVTTIPIKAVASYILPILIISIVGFYITWVLIYSLSKRYFKDYKLERTLAMFGTSTGVFITGLLLLRICDPKLETPVLQDYSLGFSITALLGPILIATCIQLSFMHNYFYPIGLLLGLIILTGVSLEYYNKRVG; encoded by the coding sequence ATGAATAATTTTTTGAGCATAATTGCGTATTTGAGTATACTTATATTACTAGGAGTTGTAATAAAAAGTAAGGTAAAAGTACTTCAGGATTTATTTATTCCAGCATCTATAATAGGTGGTATAATTGGGTTGATTTTAGGACCTGATTTACTAGGAAAATATTATAGTGTTATTCCACAAGAGTGGAACAGTATAGTAAGAGGAGTTCCAGGTGTTTTGATAGTGCCAATTTTAATTTCGGTTCCTTTAGGAATGGAGTTTGGTAAAAAAACAAAAATGATGAAAAATACTGTCACAACCGGTGGCATATTATTTCTTGTTACTTTTGTTCAATTGTTTATAGGCTATTTTATAAATCTTGTATTTGATTTATTTTTTGGTATAAAGCTTTATAAGACATTTGGAGCTGAATTAAATTCAGCATTTGCAGGTGGACATGGGACAGCTGGCGTTGTGGCAAGAACTTTAAAAGAGGTAGGAGCTGAGTATTGGCAGTTAGCTCAAGGAGTAACTGTAACTTTAGCAACTATAGGGTTGGTATCAGGTATTATTTTTGGGATATATCAAATAAAGATGAATAGCGATAAAATTTTAAAACCAGAAATTTTGTCAGAGTATAAAAATGGATATATAAAAGAGGTCGAGAATCAACCTTCAATAGGGAAAGAAACGATGTTAAATACAACTGTAGATACTTTAGCGTATCATATAGCTATAATTTTTGGAGTTTCTGGAGTGGCAATAATAAGTTTAGATGTTTTTAAATACTATAGAATACCAATACTTTCAAAGATAACGGTTTGGTCTTATGGAATGCTATTGATGTTTGCTATATGGAAAATCTTTATAAAAAAAGGAATTGCATGGAGTGTTGATTCAAAAGTGAAAAGTAAGATAACAGGAACTTTAACTGAGTTTGCAATAGTTTCAGCCGTGACGACTATTCCAATAAAAGCTGTAGCTAGCTATATATTGCCGATATTAATAATAAGTATAGTCGGATTTTATATCACTTGGGTATTGATTTATAGTCTTTCAAAAAGATATTTTAAAGATTATAAATTAGAAAGAACTTTAGCTATGTTTGGGACATCGACTGGAGTTTTTATAACTGGACTATTACTTTTGAGAATATGTGATCCAAAATTAGAAACTCCTGTTTTACAAGATTATTCTTTAGGATTTTCAATAACAGCTTTATTAGGACCGATTTTAATAGCAACCTGCATTCAATTAAGTTTTATGCACAACTACTTTTATCCAATCGGACTTCTTTTAGGATTGATAATTTTAACAGGTGTTAGTTTAGAATATTATAATAAAAGAGTGGGATAA